In Clupea harengus chromosome 13, Ch_v2.0.2, whole genome shotgun sequence, one DNA window encodes the following:
- the LOC105911639 gene encoding phytanoyl-CoA hydroxylase-interacting protein-like — protein MEVPSLGHSITSPMSPCEAMVNNLSLESLELCERDGVKPEASAMVEMEELPVPNSIKISNITCDSFKICWDMDPRAKDKITHYFIDLNKKENKNSNKFKHKDVPTKLVAKAVPLPMTVRGHWFLSPRTEYTVAVQTASKQSDGDYAVSEWSDIIEFCTADYSPVHLTQLLQKAEVIAGRMLKFEVFYRNQHKEYFDHVKEVDGSRMLPSVKDNSGSHGSPISGKLEGICFSCNTEFNTGQPAQDSPYGRVRFTVPAQTLFGPHTRLYFGDFYCMYTAYHYVILVVAPRGSPGDVFCQDRLQELNVADNRFLTCVATEDGQLEFRHAQDVILEVIYTEPVELAQGTVAEISGHQLMSMSTVNAKKDPSCKTCNISVGR, from the exons ATGGAGGTCCCCAGTCTGGGCCACAGCATCACCAGCCCGATGAGTCCATGCGAGGCCATGGTTAACAACCTCAGCTTGGAAAGCCTGGAGCTTTGCGAGAGAGACG GAGTCAAGCCTGAGGCGAGTGCTATGGTAGAGATGGAGGAGCTCCCTGTTCCCAACAGCATTAAGATCAGCAACATCACATGCGACTCCTTCAAGATCTGCTGGGACATGGACCCTCGGGCcaaagacaaaataacacattACTTCATAGACCTGAACAAAAAAGAGAACAAGAACTCCAATAAGTTCAAACACAAG GACGTCCCCACCAAACTGGTTGCTAAGGCAGtgccgttgccaatgacagtgcGAGGCCATTGGTTCCTGAGCCCGCGGACAGAGTACACGGTTGCCGTGCAGACAGCCTCCAAACAGAGTGATGGGGATTATGCTGTTTCGGAGTGGAGTGACATCATTGAGTTCTGCACTGCTG ATTATTCCCCAGTGCATCTGACTCAGCTGCTACAGAAAGCGGAGGTCATTGCTGGAAGAATGCTCAAATTCGAAGTGTTCTACAGGAATCAACACAAAGAGTACTTCGACCACGTGAA AGAGGTAGATGGGAGTCGTATGCTCCCATCAGTGAAGGACAACAGTGGCAGCCACGGCTCTCCCATCAGTGGCAAGCTGGAAGGCATCTGCTTCAGCTGCAACACGGAGTTCAACACGGGTCAGCCTGCCCAGGACTCCCCCTACGGCCGCGTGCGCTTTACGGTGCCCGCCCAGACCCTGTTCGGCCCGCACACCCGCCTTTACTTCGGCGACTTCTACTGCATGTACACGGCCTACCACTACGTCATCCTGGTGGTGGCACCCAGAGGGTCACCCGGCGATGTCTTCTGCCAAGACCGGCTGCAGGAGCTGAATGTGGCTGACAACCGCTTCCTGACGTGTGTGGCGACCGAGGACGGGCAGCTGGAGTTCCGGCATGCCCAGGACGTGATCCTGGAGGTCATCTACACCGAGCCTGTGGAGCTGGCTCAGGGGACTGTGGCCGAGATCAGCGGACACCAGCTCATGAGCATGTCGACTGTCAACGCCAAGAAGGACCCCAGCTGCAAGACGTGCAACATTAGCGTGGGGCGTTAA